The following are encoded together in the Humulus lupulus chromosome 5, drHumLupu1.1, whole genome shotgun sequence genome:
- the LOC133780156 gene encoding late embryogenesis abundant protein At1g64065-like: MAEKNQEYPFAPANGYTRSDQESGGLSAEELKRKKKIKIAIYVVAFVIFQVIVITAFSLTVMKVKTPKLRLENTQLQTLTTNASNSPSFDGSFSTQVRVKNTNFGPYKFEATTLNFNYGGATVGQVVIPKGKAGMKSTKKINDVTVVFSSTQLPNSAELGSELTAGTLTLSSSARMNGKVELMLIMKKKKSTNMNCTITIDVAQKTVKSLQCK; encoded by the coding sequence ATGGCAGAAAAGAACCAAGAGTACCCTTTTGCACCAGCTAATGGTTACACCAGAAGCGATCAAGAATCAGGTGGTTTATCAGCCGAGGAACTCAAACGCAAGAAGAAGATCAAAATAGCTATATATGTGGTTGCTTTTGTAATTTTTCAGGTCATTGTTATCACGGCTTTTTCACTAACTGTCATGAAAGTTAAGACTCCTAAGCTGAGACTAGAGAACACTCAGCTCCAAACATTGACCACAAATGCTTCTAATTCTCCTTCTTTTGATGGGAGCTTCTCGACCCAAGTTAGGGTCAAGAACACCAACTTCGGGCCATACAAGTTTGAAGCCACCACTCTCAACTTCAACTACGGCGGAGCCACCGTAGGACAGGTTGTGATTCCTAAGGGCAAGGCTGGAATGAAGTCCACCAAGAAGATTAACGATGTGACTGTTGTGTTTAGCTCAACCCAATTGCCAAACAGTGCTGAGCTTGGTAGTGAGTTGACCGCCGGAACGTTGACTCTCAGCAGCTCGGCCAGGATGAACGGGAAGGTGGAGCTGATGCTgatcatgaagaagaagaagtcgaCCAACATGAACTGCACTATTACTATTGATGTGGCTCAAAAGACCGTAAAGAGTTTGCAATGTAAATAA
- the LOC133780157 gene encoding late embryogenesis abundant protein At1g64065-like, whose translation MAEKNQEYPFAPANGYTRSDQESGGLLAEELKRKKKIKIAIYVVAFVIFQVIVITAFSLTVMKVKTPKLRLENIQLQTLTTNASNSPSFDGSFSTQVRVKNTNFGPYKFEATTLNFNYGGATVGQVVIPKGKAGMKSTKKIDDVTVVFSSTQLPNSAELGSELTAGTLTLSSSARMNGKVELMLIMKKKKSINMSCTITIDVAQKTVKSLQCQ comes from the coding sequence ATGGCAGAAAAGAACCAAGAGTACCCTTTTGCACCAGCTAATGGCTACACCAGAAGCGATCAAGAATCAGGTGGTTTATTAGCCGAGGAGCTCAAACGCAAGAAGAAGATCAAAATAGCTATATATGTGGTTGCTTTTGTAATTTTTCAGGTCATTGTTATCACGGCTTTTTCACTAACTGTCATGAAAGTTAAGACCCCTAAGCTGAGACTAGAGAACATTCAGCTCCAAACATTGACCACAAATGCTTCTAATTCTCCTTCTTTCGATGGGAGCTTCTCGACCCAAGTTAGGGTCAAGAACACCAACTTCGGGCCATACAAGTTTGAAGCCACCACCCTCAACTTCAACTACGGCGGAGCCACCGTAGGACAGGTTGTGATTCCTAAGGGCAAGGCTGGAATGAAGTCCACCAAGAAGATTGACGATGTGACTGTTGTGTTTAGCTCAACCCAATTGCCAAACAGTGCTGAGCTTGGTAGTGAGTTGACCGCCGGAACGTTGACTCTCAGCAGCTCGGCCAGGATGAACGGGAAGGTGGAGCTGATGCTgatcatgaagaagaagaagtcgaTCAACATGAGCTGCACTATTACTATTGATGTGGCTCAAAAGACCGTAAAGAGTTTGCAATGTCAATAA